The window TTTCTGTTATGAACCAACTCCAACACATCGCGAGTAACGTTTACCAAACACCGTAATCTAGACATAATCACCAAATTCCAAAAAATCCACCAATACCACCCACAATGCTGCCAATCACTGCACCAGGCTTGCCTCCATATTTAGCGCCTAGCGCCGCGCCACTGGCTGCGCCGGCGAGCGTCCGAGTGAGCACTCGCAAAACCGAGATTTCGACTTCTTGCTTTGCTTGTTTTGAGAGGTTTTTTGCTGGGACCTCTTTGGCAACTGAGAGTTTTTTCTCATCCGGCAGGGAGAAAATAATTTCATCCACCAGCTTCGACAGGCCATATCCCTCATCAGCCGAGACTGGAATTACGGCTGAGCGCTTGAGGGAAAAACTCTGCGCCACTCCGGCAATTTTCAAGTCGATATTTTCCGCCTGTGCTGAGCTTGGGACCTTATTCAGGCAATCCCAATGCCGAGAAGGCTCAATCTTGTCGACTTGGTTCAACGCCAGAATAAAGGGTTTGCCTTGATCCAAGTGCGGCTTGACCAAGTTATGATAAAAGTCCATGTCGACCGAATAGGCACGATCATCAGCCTTGA of the Shewanella baltica genome contains:
- a CDS encoding GTPase family protein; translated protein: MDNMFSILQETDEHFTAEQAQRIHDKLSHMLNYRPRVGIFGKTGAGKSSLCNALFGREICQVSDIEACTRAPQEVMLNLDNAKGIILIDVPGVGEDQQRDDEYAALYQSLLPELDLVIWVLKADDRAYSVDMDFYHNLVKPHLDQGKPFILALNQVDKIEPSRHWDCLNKVPSSAQAENIDLKIAGVAQSFSLKRSAVIPVSADEGYGLSKLVDEIIFSLPDEKKLSVAKEVPAKNLSKQAKQEVEISVLRVLTRTLAGAASGAALGAKYGGKPGAVIGSIVGGIGGFFGIW